Proteins encoded in a region of the Sphingopyxis sp. OAS728 genome:
- the carA gene encoding glutamine-hydrolyzing carbamoyl-phosphate synthase small subunit, whose amino-acid sequence MAPANPPVAPKVAPKTQPSGATGVLVLADGTILWGVGYGASGSAVGEICFNTSMTGYQEILTDPSYAGQIVTFTFPHIGNVGANPEDMERGVHGALGAITRELPTQPSNFRSVQTLPEWMSEQGVIGLAGIDTRALTRRIRDAGAPNGVIAHSPDGKFDIDELLAMARGWAGLEGMDLAKAVSRTDTGDWTGGAWTLGHGYATEDGGARPHVVAIDYGAKDNIFRNLVKAGARVTVVPATASLDEVLSHQPAGVFLSNGPGDPAATGDYAVPVIQGLLERDVPIFGICLGHQMLGLAAGAKTVKMHQGHRGANHPVQRAEDGVVEITSMNHGFVVDASTLPAGVVETHKSLFDGSNCGIAITGKNAFSVQYHPEASPGPQDSFYLFEKFVGGLK is encoded by the coding sequence ATGGCACCTGCCAACCCCCCAGTGGCGCCCAAAGTCGCGCCTAAAACCCAGCCTTCCGGGGCTACGGGTGTTCTCGTCCTTGCCGATGGCACGATCCTGTGGGGCGTGGGTTATGGCGCGAGCGGCTCTGCTGTGGGCGAGATTTGTTTCAATACGTCGATGACGGGCTATCAGGAAATCCTGACCGATCCCAGTTACGCCGGGCAGATCGTCACCTTCACCTTCCCGCATATCGGCAATGTCGGCGCGAACCCCGAGGATATGGAACGCGGTGTGCACGGAGCGCTCGGCGCGATCACGCGCGAGTTGCCGACGCAGCCCAGCAACTTCCGCAGCGTCCAGACGCTGCCCGAATGGATGAGCGAGCAGGGCGTGATCGGGCTCGCGGGCATCGACACGCGGGCGCTGACGCGCCGCATCCGCGACGCGGGCGCGCCGAACGGCGTGATCGCGCACAGCCCCGACGGCAAGTTCGACATCGACGAGCTGCTCGCCATGGCGCGCGGCTGGGCGGGGCTCGAGGGCATGGACCTTGCGAAGGCGGTCAGCCGCACCGACACCGGCGACTGGACCGGCGGCGCGTGGACGCTGGGCCATGGCTATGCGACCGAGGACGGCGGCGCGCGGCCGCATGTCGTCGCGATCGATTATGGCGCAAAGGACAATATCTTCCGCAATCTCGTGAAAGCGGGCGCGCGCGTCACCGTCGTCCCCGCGACCGCGAGCCTCGACGAGGTGCTGAGCCACCAGCCCGCGGGCGTGTTCCTGTCGAACGGCCCCGGCGACCCCGCGGCGACGGGCGATTATGCGGTGCCGGTGATCCAGGGGCTGCTCGAACGCGACGTGCCGATCTTCGGCATCTGCCTCGGCCACCAGATGCTCGGCCTCGCGGCGGGTGCCAAGACCGTGAAGATGCATCAGGGCCACCGCGGCGCGAACCATCCGGTGCAGCGCGCCGAAGACGGCGTGGTCGAGATCACCAGCATGAACCACGGCTTCGTGGTCGACGCATCGACCTTGCCCGCGGGCGTGGTCGAAACGCACAAGAGCCTGTTCGACGGATCGAATTGCGGCATCGCGATCACGGGCAAGAACGCATTCAGCGTGCAATATCACCCCGAGGCGAGCCCGGGTCCGCAGGACAGCTTCTACCTGTTCGAGAAGTTTGTGGGTGGGTTGAAGTGA
- a CDS encoding GatB/YqeY domain-containing protein, with the protein MIRDDIKAAQVAAMKAGDKARLGTIRLMLAKIKDKDIELRTGTAPADDDVLVTDVLQKMVKQRRESITMYEQGGRQELADIEAAEVVVIEDFLPAQLSDDDAMAAIKAIVVELGAESLKDMGKVMAAVKERLGSQLDMSKASGWVKAALS; encoded by the coding sequence ATGATTCGTGACGACATCAAGGCTGCGCAGGTCGCCGCGATGAAAGCCGGCGACAAGGCGCGGCTCGGCACCATCCGGCTGATGCTGGCCAAGATCAAGGACAAGGACATCGAGCTGCGCACCGGCACCGCGCCGGCCGACGACGATGTGCTCGTCACCGACGTGCTCCAGAAAATGGTCAAGCAGCGCCGCGAATCGATCACCATGTACGAACAGGGCGGCCGCCAGGAACTCGCCGACATCGAGGCGGCCGAGGTCGTCGTGATCGAGGATTTCCTGCCCGCGCAGCTCAGCGACGACGACGCGATGGCCGCGATCAAGGCGATCGTGGTCGAGCTTGGGGCGGAGAGCCTCAAGGACATGGGCAAGGTGATGGCCGCGGTGAAGGAGCGGCTCGGCAGCCAGCTCGACATGAGCAAGGCGTCGGGCTGGGTGAAGGCGGCCTTGAGCTGA